Proteins found in one Streptococcus anginosus subsp. whileyi MAS624 genomic segment:
- the gap gene encoding type I glyceraldehyde-3-phosphate dehydrogenase: MVVKVGINGFGRIGRLAFRRIQNVEGVEVTRINDLTDPVMLAHLLKYDTTQGRFDGTVEVKEGGFEVNGKFVKVSAERDPEQIDWATDGVEIVLEATGFFAKKDAAEKHLKGGAKKVVITAPGGNDVKTIVFNTNHDVLDGTETVISGASCTTNCLAPMAKALQDNFGIVEGLMTTIHAYTGDQMILDGPHRKGDLRRARAGAANIVPNSTGAAKAIGLVIPELNGKLDGSAQRVPTPTGSVTELVAVLEKNVTVDEVNAAMKAAANESYGYTEDPIVSSDIVGMAYGSLFDATQTKVLDVDGKQLVKVVSWYDNEMSYTAQLVRTLEYFAKIAK, encoded by the coding sequence ATGGTAGTTAAAGTTGGTATTAACGGTTTCGGTCGTATCGGTCGTCTTGCATTCCGTCGTATCCAAAACGTAGAAGGTGTTGAAGTTACTCGTATCAACGACCTTACAGATCCAGTTATGCTTGCACATTTGTTGAAATATGACACAACTCAAGGTCGTTTCGACGGTACTGTGGAAGTTAAAGAAGGTGGATTCGAAGTTAACGGTAAATTCGTTAAAGTTTCTGCTGAACGTGACCCAGAACAAATCGACTGGGCTACTGACGGTGTAGAAATCGTTTTGGAAGCAACTGGTTTCTTTGCTAAGAAAGATGCAGCTGAAAAACACCTTAAAGGTGGAGCTAAGAAAGTTGTTATCACTGCTCCTGGCGGAAACGATGTTAAAACAATCGTATTTAACACTAACCACGATGTTCTTGATGGTACTGAAACAGTTATCTCAGGTGCTTCATGTACTACAAACTGCTTGGCTCCAATGGCTAAAGCACTTCAAGACAATTTCGGTATCGTTGAAGGTTTGATGACTACTATCCACGCTTACACTGGTGACCAAATGATCCTTGACGGTCCACATCGTAAAGGTGATCTTCGCCGTGCTCGTGCTGGTGCTGCAAACATCGTTCCTAACTCAACTGGTGCTGCTAAAGCTATCGGTCTTGTTATTCCAGAATTGAACGGTAAACTTGATGGTTCAGCTCAACGTGTTCCAACTCCAACTGGATCAGTTACTGAATTGGTTGCTGTTCTTGAAAAGAATGTTACTGTTGATGAAGTAAATGCAGCTATGAAAGCAGCAGCTAACGAATCATACGGTTATACAGAAGATCCAATCGTATCTTCAGATATCGTAGGTATGGCTTACGGTTCGTTGTTTGATGCAACTCAAACTAAAGTTCTTGACGTTGATGGAAAACAATTGGTGAAAGTTGTATCTTGGTACGATAACGAAATGTCATACACTGCACAACTTGTACGTACTCTTGAATACTTTGCAAAAATTGCTAAATAA
- the fusA gene encoding elongation factor G — protein sequence MAREFSLEKTRNIGIMAHVDAGKTTTTERILYYTGKIHKIGETHEGASQMDWMEQEQERGITITSAATTAQWKDYRVNIIDTPGHVDFTIEVQRSLRVLDGAVTVLDSQSGVEPQTETVWRQATEYGVPRIVFANKMDKIGADFLYSVSTLHDRLQANAHPIQLPIGAEDDFRGIIDLVRMKAEIYTNDLGTDILEEDIPADYLEQAQEWREKLVEAVAETDEDLMMKYLEGEEITEAELKAAIRKATINVEFFPVLAGSAFKNKGVQMMLDAVIDYLPSPLDIPAIKGVNPDTEEEETRPASDDEPFAALAFKIMTDPFVGRLTFFRVYSGVLNSGSYVLNTSKGKRERIGRILQMHANHRNEIETVYSGDIAAAVGLKDTTTGDSLTDEKAKIILESIEVPEPVIQLMVEPKSKADQDKMGIALQKLAEEDPTFRVETNVETGETVISGMGELHLDVLVDRMRREFKVEANVGAPQVSYRETFRAQTSARGFFKRQSGGKGQFGDVWIEFTPNEEGKGFEFENAIVGGVVPREFIPAVEKGLIESMANGVLAGYPIVDVKAKLYDGSYHDVDSSETAFKVAASLALKEAAKTAQPTILEPMMLVTITVPEENLGDVMGHVTARRGRVDGMEAHGNSQIVRAYVPLAEMFGYATVLRSASQGRGTFMMVFDHYEDVPKSVQEEIIKKNKGEA from the coding sequence ATGGCTCGCGAATTTTCACTTGAAAAAACTCGTAACATCGGTATCATGGCTCACGTCGATGCTGGTAAAACAACAACGACTGAACGTATTCTTTACTATACCGGTAAAATCCATAAAATTGGTGAAACACACGAAGGTGCTTCACAAATGGACTGGATGGAACAAGAACAAGAACGTGGTATCACCATCACATCTGCTGCAACAACAGCGCAATGGAAAGATTACCGTGTCAATATTATCGACACACCAGGGCACGTGGACTTCACTATCGAAGTACAACGTTCACTTCGTGTATTGGATGGTGCCGTAACTGTCCTTGACTCACAATCAGGTGTTGAACCTCAAACGGAAACAGTTTGGCGTCAAGCAACTGAATATGGTGTTCCACGTATCGTATTTGCTAACAAAATGGATAAAATCGGTGCAGACTTCCTTTACTCAGTAAGCACTCTTCACGATCGTCTTCAAGCAAATGCTCATCCAATTCAATTGCCGATTGGTGCAGAAGATGACTTCCGTGGTATCATTGACTTGGTTCGCATGAAAGCCGAAATCTATACAAATGACCTTGGAACAGATATTCTTGAAGAAGATATTCCAGCTGATTATCTTGAACAAGCCCAAGAATGGCGTGAAAAATTGGTAGAAGCAGTTGCTGAAACTGATGAAGACTTGATGATGAAATACCTTGAAGGTGAAGAAATTACTGAAGCAGAACTAAAAGCTGCCATCCGTAAAGCAACTATCAATGTTGAATTCTTCCCAGTTCTTGCTGGTTCTGCCTTCAAGAACAAAGGTGTTCAAATGATGCTTGATGCAGTTATTGACTACCTTCCAAGCCCACTTGACATTCCAGCTATCAAGGGTGTAAATCCAGATACTGAAGAAGAAGAAACTCGTCCTGCATCTGATGATGAACCATTTGCAGCACTGGCTTTCAAGATTATGACAGACCCATTTGTTGGTCGTTTGACTTTCTTCCGTGTGTACTCAGGTGTCTTGAACTCAGGTTCATACGTTTTGAATACTTCTAAAGGAAAACGTGAACGTATCGGACGTATCCTGCAAATGCACGCTAACCACCGAAATGAAATCGAAACAGTTTACTCTGGTGACATCGCTGCGGCTGTTGGCTTGAAAGATACTACAACTGGTGACTCATTGACAGATGAAAAGGCAAAAATTATCCTTGAATCTATCGAAGTTCCAGAACCAGTTATCCAATTGATGGTTGAACCTAAGTCAAAAGCTGACCAAGATAAGATGGGTATTGCCCTTCAAAAATTGGCTGAAGAAGACCCAACTTTCCGCGTTGAAACTAACGTTGAAACTGGTGAAACAGTTATCTCTGGTATGGGTGAGCTTCACTTGGATGTCCTCGTAGACCGTATGCGTCGTGAATTCAAAGTGGAAGCAAATGTGGGTGCTCCTCAAGTATCTTACCGTGAAACTTTCCGTGCACAAACATCAGCACGTGGATTCTTTAAACGTCAATCAGGTGGTAAAGGTCAATTCGGTGATGTTTGGATTGAATTTACTCCAAATGAAGAAGGAAAAGGATTCGAGTTTGAAAATGCTATCGTTGGTGGTGTCGTTCCACGTGAATTCATCCCAGCTGTAGAAAAAGGTTTGATTGAGTCAATGGCAAACGGTGTTCTTGCTGGTTACCCAATCGTTGACGTGAAAGCAAAACTGTATGACGGTTCATACCACGATGTCGACTCATCTGAAACAGCCTTTAAAGTTGCTGCCTCTCTTGCTCTTAAAGAAGCTGCTAAGACTGCGCAACCAACCATTCTTGAACCAATGATGCTTGTTACAATTACTGTACCAGAAGAAAACCTCGGTGATGTTATGGGACACGTAACAGCTCGTCGTGGACGTGTTGATGGTATGGAAGCTCATGGTAATAGCCAAATCGTTCGTGCCTATGTTCCACTTGCTGAAATGTTCGGTTATGCAACAGTTCTTCGTTCAGCGTCACAAGGACGTGGTACTTTCATGATGGTATTTGACCACTACGAAGATGTACCGAAGTCAGTACAAGAAGAAATCATTAAGAAAAATAAAGGTGAGGCTTAA
- a CDS encoding NAD(P)H-dependent glycerol-3-phosphate dehydrogenase — translation MEKQTVAVLGPGSWGTALAQVLNDNGHEVRIWGNLAEQITEINEHHTNKRYFKDIVLDEKITAYYDLKETLDGVDAILFVVPTKVTRLVAKQVAEVLDHPVKIMHASKGLEPDTHKRLSIILEEELSPNLRSEVVVVSGPSHAEETIVRDITLITAASKDLEAAKYVQELFSNHYFRLYTNTDVIGVETAGALKNIIAVGAGALHGLGYGDNAKAAIITRGLAEITRLGVKLGASPLTYSGLSGVGDLIVTGTSVHSRNWRAGDALGRGEKLEDIEANMGMVIEGISTTKAAYELAQELGVYMPITQAIYHVIYESLNIKDAIYDIMNNEFKAENEWS, via the coding sequence ATGGAAAAACAAACAGTTGCTGTTTTAGGCCCTGGTTCATGGGGTACTGCTTTGGCACAAGTATTAAATGACAATGGACATGAAGTCCGTATTTGGGGTAATCTTGCCGAGCAAATTACTGAAATCAACGAACACCATACCAATAAACGCTATTTCAAAGATATCGTTCTCGATGAAAAGATTACTGCCTATTATGACTTAAAAGAAACTCTTGACGGTGTTGATGCCATTCTTTTCGTTGTTCCAACAAAAGTCACACGTCTCGTAGCTAAACAAGTGGCTGAAGTATTAGACCATCCAGTCAAAATCATGCACGCTTCAAAAGGACTCGAACCCGATACTCACAAACGACTTTCCATAATTTTAGAAGAAGAATTATCTCCAAATTTACGAAGCGAAGTGGTTGTCGTATCTGGACCAAGCCATGCTGAAGAAACTATCGTTCGTGATATTACTCTTATCACAGCAGCTTCAAAAGACTTAGAAGCAGCAAAATATGTTCAAGAACTTTTCAGCAATCACTACTTCCGTCTCTACACCAATACAGATGTCATCGGTGTGGAAACAGCGGGTGCACTCAAAAACATCATTGCGGTCGGAGCAGGGGCTCTTCACGGTCTTGGCTATGGTGACAATGCAAAAGCCGCTATTATCACGCGTGGCTTAGCAGAAATCACCCGTCTCGGTGTCAAACTCGGTGCCAGTCCTTTAACATATAGCGGTTTATCCGGAGTGGGAGATTTAATTGTCACAGGAACCTCCGTTCACTCACGCAATTGGCGCGCTGGTGATGCTCTTGGTCGCGGTGAAAAGCTAGAAGATATCGAAGCCAACATGGGCATGGTTATCGAAGGCATTTCCACTACCAAAGCTGCTTACGAACTCGCACAAGAACTGGGTGTCTATATGCCAATTACTCAAGCGATCTATCACGTGATTTATGAAAGCCTTAACATAAAAGACGCCATTTATGATATAATGAATAATGAATTCAAAGCTGAAAACGAATGGTCGTAA
- the rimI gene encoding ribosomal protein S18-alanine N-acetyltransferase translates to MIEIKKDEKKQVADLAEQIYQVLKDVYAVSPWNIEQIEKDLQNPLSVYVLALEAQNLIGFLAFQESDFEAEVLQIAVKKAYQGKKIATALFEYLPIEKEIFLEVRESNKAALLFYQKEKFIKIARRKNYYHEPVEDAIVMKRENNE, encoded by the coding sequence ATGATTGAGATTAAAAAAGATGAAAAAAAGCAGGTTGCTGATTTGGCGGAGCAGATTTATCAAGTATTAAAAGATGTTTATGCTGTCAGTCCTTGGAATATAGAGCAGATTGAGAAAGATTTACAAAATCCTTTGTCGGTTTATGTTTTGGCTTTGGAAGCTCAAAATTTAATCGGCTTTCTGGCTTTTCAAGAGTCGGACTTTGAAGCAGAAGTTTTACAAATTGCGGTTAAGAAAGCCTATCAAGGAAAGAAAATTGCGACCGCTTTGTTTGAATATCTACCGATTGAAAAAGAGATTTTTCTTGAAGTGAGAGAATCCAACAAAGCAGCTCTGCTATTTTACCAAAAAGAGAAATTTATAAAAATCGCTCGGCGTAAGAATTACTATCATGAGCCAGTGGAAGATGCGATTGTAATGAAAAGAGAAAACAATGAATGA
- a CDS encoding AzlC family ABC transporter permease encodes MIGKSFKDGAKAAMPTALGYISIGLACGIIGASYVSPLEMALMSSLVYAGSAQFAMLALLAIHAPVTAIALTVFLINLRLFLLSLHTSTFFRHASLLQNIGIGILLTDETYGVLLSERVHTKDISLQWMYGNNITSYLAWIVGSVVGTTLGSLLPNPEVFGLDFALVGMFIGIFSSQFLVMLHKTKLQKLLVILVVVALSFYVLSMLVSSSLAVLMSTLLGCAVGVMLDDK; translated from the coding sequence ATGATTGGAAAAAGTTTTAAGGATGGGGCTAAGGCAGCGATGCCAACGGCTCTTGGGTATATTAGTATTGGACTAGCTTGTGGAATTATTGGTGCCTCTTATGTCAGTCCTCTTGAAATGGCACTTATGAGCAGTTTAGTCTATGCAGGAAGTGCTCAGTTTGCTATGCTAGCACTTCTTGCGATTCACGCACCGGTAACAGCTATTGCTCTGACAGTTTTTTTAATCAATTTGCGGTTGTTTTTGCTGAGCCTTCATACATCAACCTTTTTTCGGCATGCCAGTCTCTTGCAAAATATCGGTATCGGAATACTCTTGACAGATGAGACCTATGGCGTTTTATTAAGTGAGCGTGTCCATACAAAGGATATTTCGCTTCAGTGGATGTACGGCAATAACATTACGAGCTACCTTGCTTGGATTGTCGGATCTGTGGTCGGAACGACATTAGGAAGTCTTTTGCCAAATCCAGAAGTGTTTGGACTGGACTTTGCGCTGGTGGGCATGTTTATTGGGATTTTTTCTTCCCAATTTTTAGTGATGCTCCATAAAACAAAACTTCAAAAACTTTTGGTGATTTTAGTTGTGGTAGCTTTATCGTTCTATGTTTTAAGCATGCTTGTTTCTTCGTCTTTAGCTGTTTTAATGTCGACCTTATTAGGTTGTGCTGTGGGGGTAATGCTAGATGATAAATAA
- a CDS encoding AzlD domain-containing protein — translation MINNYIFVSILLSALVTWLTRVTPFILVKYRGLPKVVERFLQYLPVSIIFALILSSLTNGKIGQLPTFKWLDLVAVFPTIYIAFRYRNLVMTVVFGVILVAILRFIF, via the coding sequence ATGATAAATAATTATATATTTGTCTCCATTCTTCTCTCAGCCTTGGTGACATGGCTAACGCGGGTGACTCCTTTTATCTTGGTAAAATATCGCGGCTTACCTAAAGTTGTAGAACGATTTTTACAGTACTTACCAGTCTCTATTATTTTTGCATTGATTTTATCCAGCCTTACAAATGGGAAGATAGGGCAGTTGCCAACCTTTAAATGGCTAGATTTAGTAGCCGTTTTTCCGACAATATACATTGCTTTTCGCTATCGCAACTTAGTGATGACTGTAGTTTTTGGTGTGATATTGGTAGCTATTCTGCGATTTATCTTTTAA
- the tsaD gene encoding tRNA (adenosine(37)-N6)-threonylcarbamoyltransferase complex transferase subunit TsaD, with protein sequence MNDIYILAFETSCDETSVAVLKNDAELLSNVIASQIESHKRFGGVVPEVASRHHVEVITACIEEALAEAGITEKEVTAVAVTYGPGLVGALLVGLAAAKSFAWAHHLPLIPVNHMAGHLMAAQNVEKLEYPLLALLVSGGHTELVYVSEAGDYQIVGETRDDAVGEAYDKVGRVMGLTYPAGREIDELAHKGQDIYDFPRAMIKEDNLEFSFSGLKSAFINLYHNAEQRGESLSKENLAASFQAAVLDILMAKTKKALEKYPVKTLVVAGGVAANQGLRERLADEMTDIKVVIPPLRLCGDNAGMIAYASVSEWNKGNLATLSLNAKPSLAFDTMEE encoded by the coding sequence ATGAATGACATATATATTTTAGCTTTTGAGACCTCCTGCGATGAGACTAGCGTGGCAGTTTTAAAGAATGACGCTGAACTCTTATCCAATGTTATTGCCAGCCAGATTGAGAGCCATAAACGTTTTGGTGGCGTGGTACCGGAAGTGGCTAGCCGTCACCATGTGGAAGTTATCACAGCTTGTATTGAGGAGGCTCTTGCGGAGGCTGGTATTACAGAAAAAGAAGTGACTGCAGTAGCAGTAACTTATGGGCCAGGGCTGGTAGGCGCCCTCTTAGTCGGGTTGGCAGCTGCTAAGTCTTTTGCGTGGGCACATCATTTACCGCTTATTCCTGTCAATCATATGGCAGGTCATCTGATGGCGGCTCAAAATGTTGAGAAATTAGAATACCCTCTTTTAGCATTATTAGTCAGTGGAGGACATACGGAATTGGTTTATGTTAGCGAAGCTGGTGATTATCAGATTGTCGGAGAAACACGCGATGATGCAGTTGGAGAAGCTTATGATAAAGTTGGTCGTGTGATGGGATTGACTTATCCAGCTGGGCGTGAGATAGATGAATTGGCCCATAAAGGACAAGATATTTATGATTTTCCGAGAGCGATGATTAAAGAGGATAATTTAGAATTTTCTTTCTCTGGGTTGAAGTCTGCCTTTATCAACCTCTATCACAATGCGGAGCAAAGGGGTGAAAGTTTGTCGAAAGAAAATTTGGCTGCTAGTTTTCAAGCTGCTGTTTTAGATATTCTCATGGCAAAAACAAAAAAAGCTTTGGAGAAATATCCTGTTAAGACCTTAGTTGTTGCGGGCGGTGTTGCTGCTAATCAAGGTTTACGTGAACGTTTAGCAGATGAAATGACAGATATCAAGGTAGTCATACCGCCTTTGCGTCTCTGTGGGGACAATGCAGGAATGATTGCTTATGCGAGCGTCAGTGAGTGGAACAAAGGGAATCTTGCAACATTGAGCTTGAATGCTAAGCCAAGTCTGGCATTTGACACAATGGAAGAATAA
- the galU gene encoding UTP--glucose-1-phosphate uridylyltransferase GalU, whose amino-acid sequence MTQVRKAVIPAAGLGTRFLPATKALAKEMLPIVDKPTIQFIVEEALKSGIKDILVVTGKSKRSIEDHFDSNFELEYNLKEKGKSDLLKLVDETTGIGLHFIRQSHPRGLGDAVLQAKAFVGNEPFVVMLGDDLMDITNDKAVPLTKQLMNDYKETHASTIAVMQVPHDDVSSYGVIDPQGEGVNGLYSVETFVEKPKPEDAPSDLAIIGRYLLTPEIFSILETQAPGAGNEIQLTDAIDTLNKTQRVFAREFTGDRYDVGDKFGFMKTSIDYALKHPQIKDDMKQYIIELGKKLDKKEN is encoded by the coding sequence ATGACTCAAGTAAGAAAAGCTGTTATCCCTGCTGCTGGACTTGGAACTCGTTTCTTGCCAGCAACCAAAGCGCTCGCCAAAGAAATGCTGCCTATCGTTGACAAACCAACTATTCAATTTATTGTTGAAGAAGCGTTAAAATCCGGTATCAAAGACATTCTGGTTGTAACAGGGAAATCCAAACGCTCCATTGAAGACCACTTTGATTCAAATTTTGAATTGGAGTATAACCTCAAAGAAAAAGGGAAATCTGATCTTTTAAAACTCGTAGATGAAACGACTGGTATCGGTCTTCATTTCATTCGTCAAAGCCATCCACGTGGGCTTGGAGACGCTGTTTTACAAGCCAAAGCTTTCGTTGGGAATGAACCTTTCGTTGTCATGCTAGGTGATGATCTGATGGACATTACAAACGACAAAGCAGTTCCGCTAACCAAACAGTTAATGAATGATTACAAAGAAACACATGCATCAACCATTGCTGTCATGCAAGTACCACACGATGACGTTTCGTCTTATGGTGTTATTGACCCGCAAGGTGAAGGAGTAAATGGACTCTACAGCGTGGAGACCTTTGTTGAAAAACCAAAACCAGAAGACGCACCAAGTGACCTTGCAATTATTGGTCGCTACCTTTTGACACCAGAAATCTTCTCCATTTTGGAAACACAAGCTCCAGGTGCTGGAAATGAAATCCAACTGACAGATGCCATTGATACTCTCAATAAAACACAAAGAGTATTTGCCCGCGAATTCACAGGTGATCGTTATGATGTCGGTGACAAATTTGGCTTTATGAAAACATCTATTGACTATGCCCTCAAACATCCTCAAATCAAAGACGATATGAAACAATACATTATTGAGTTAGGCAAGAAATTAGACAAAAAAGAAAACTAA
- a CDS encoding DNA-directed RNA polymerase subunit epsilon, with translation MIYKVFYQETKERNPRRENTHSLYLDIDAKDELEGRIKARKLVEEKTPYNVELITLLSDKHLEYEKESGNFTITEL, from the coding sequence ATGATTTACAAAGTTTTTTATCAAGAAACAAAAGAACGCAATCCACGTCGGGAAAACACGCATTCTCTCTACTTGGATATTGACGCCAAAGACGAACTAGAAGGACGCATCAAAGCTCGGAAACTCGTCGAAGAAAAAACACCTTATAATGTTGAATTGATTACACTTTTGTCTGACAAACATTTAGAATACGAAAAAGAATCAGGCAACTTTACAATTACGGAGCTCTAA
- the rnjA gene encoding ribonuclease J1 — protein sequence MSYTLKPEEVGVFAIGGLGEIGKNTYGIEYQDEIIIVDAGIKFPEDDLLGIDYVIPDYSYIVENIDRIKGVLITHGHEDHIGGIPFLLKQANVPIYAGPLALALIRGKLEEHGLLRDAKLYEINQNTELQFKNLKATFFRTTHSIPEPFGIVIHTPQGKIVCTGDFKFDLTPVGEPADLHRMAALGEDGVLALLSDSTNAEIPTFTNSEKVVGQSIMKIIEGIHGRIIFASFASNIFRLQQAAEAAVKTGRKIAVFGRSMEKAITNGIELGYIKTPKGTFIEPNEIKDYPAGEILIMCTGSQGEPMAALSRIANGTHRQVQLQPGDTVIFSSSPIPGNTTSVNKLINTISEAGVDVIHGKINNIHTSGHGGQQEQKLMLRLIKPKYFMPVHGEYRMQKVHAGLAMDTGVPKDNIFIMSNGDVLALTANSARIAGSFNAQDIYVDGNRIGEIGAAVLRDRRDLSEDGVVLAVATVDFKSKMILAGPDILSRGFIYMRESGELIRHSQRILFNAIRIALKNKDASIQSVNGAIVNALRPFLYENTEREPIIIPMILTPDEEI from the coding sequence ATGTCATATACTTTAAAACCCGAAGAAGTCGGTGTATTTGCCATTGGTGGTTTAGGAGAAATCGGAAAAAATACCTACGGGATTGAATACCAAGATGAGATTATCATCGTTGATGCAGGAATTAAATTTCCTGAAGACGACCTCTTAGGGATTGATTATGTCATTCCTGATTATTCTTATATCGTAGAAAATATTGACCGTATCAAAGGAGTGTTGATTACTCACGGTCACGAAGACCACATCGGAGGGATTCCCTTCCTTCTCAAGCAAGCAAATGTTCCCATTTATGCTGGACCACTTGCCCTTGCACTGATTCGTGGTAAATTGGAAGAGCACGGACTTTTACGTGATGCTAAACTCTACGAAATCAATCAAAATACCGAACTTCAATTTAAAAATTTAAAAGCAACCTTCTTCCGTACCACTCACTCCATTCCAGAACCTTTTGGAATTGTCATTCACACACCTCAAGGGAAAATAGTATGTACCGGTGATTTTAAATTCGACTTGACCCCCGTTGGAGAGCCCGCTGATTTGCACCGAATGGCTGCCCTCGGTGAAGATGGCGTTCTAGCATTGCTGTCTGACTCAACCAATGCGGAAATTCCGACCTTCACAAACTCTGAAAAAGTCGTTGGACAGTCTATCATGAAGATCATCGAAGGCATTCATGGACGGATTATCTTTGCCTCTTTTGCCTCAAATATCTTCCGCCTCCAACAAGCTGCGGAGGCTGCTGTTAAAACTGGGCGAAAAATTGCTGTTTTTGGACGCTCAATGGAAAAAGCCATTACCAATGGAATTGAGCTAGGTTACATCAAAACACCTAAAGGAACTTTCATCGAACCAAACGAAATCAAAGATTACCCTGCTGGTGAGATTCTCATCATGTGTACAGGTAGTCAGGGAGAGCCAATGGCGGCTCTTTCACGCATTGCAAACGGAACACATCGTCAAGTACAGCTTCAGCCAGGTGATACAGTGATTTTCTCTTCTAGTCCTATCCCAGGAAATACTACTAGTGTCAATAAGCTTATCAACACCATTTCAGAAGCAGGCGTTGATGTTATCCATGGAAAAATCAATAACATCCATACATCTGGACACGGAGGGCAACAAGAACAAAAACTCATGCTTCGTTTGATAAAACCGAAGTATTTCATGCCAGTCCATGGTGAATACCGTATGCAAAAAGTGCATGCGGGACTTGCAATGGATACTGGAGTGCCTAAAGACAATATCTTTATCATGAGCAATGGAGATGTTCTAGCATTAACTGCTAATTCTGCTCGCATTGCCGGAAGTTTCAATGCACAAGATATTTATGTCGATGGCAATCGTATTGGAGAAATTGGTGCTGCAGTCCTTCGTGACAGACGTGACCTTTCCGAAGATGGCGTTGTCCTTGCAGTAGCCACTGTTGACTTTAAATCCAAGATGATCTTAGCCGGTCCTGATATTCTCAGCCGCGGTTTCATCTATATGCGGGAATCAGGTGAACTGATCCGTCATAGCCAACGTATTCTTTTCAATGCTATTCGTATTGCATTAAAAAATAAAGATGCTAGCATTCAGTCAGTCAATGGTGCTATCGTAAATGCTCTTAGACCATTTTTATATGAAAACACAGAGCGTGAGCCCATTATCATCCCAATGATTTTAACACCAGATGAAGAAATCTAG
- the tsaB gene encoding tRNA (adenosine(37)-N6)-threonylcarbamoyltransferase complex dimerization subunit type 1 TsaB, whose protein sequence is MKVLAFDTSSKALAIAILEDESLLAEMTINIKKNHSVTLMPAIDFLMESLDLKPTDLERIVVAEGPGSYTGLRIAVATAKTLAHTLKIDLVGVSSLRILVSEDIDGLVIPLMDARRNHVYAGFYENGRAVQPEAHLSFEEVLEKAKPASQVTFVGEVEKFAEQIQSALPAALIKATLPSAVLLAKIGLQLPARSVHDFVPNYLKRVEAEENWLKNHQETNDSYIKRL, encoded by the coding sequence ATGAAAGTTTTAGCTTTTGACACATCCAGCAAAGCCCTAGCAATTGCGATTTTAGAAGATGAGAGTTTGCTTGCTGAGATGACGATAAATATTAAGAAAAATCATAGCGTTACATTGATGCCGGCTATTGATTTTTTAATGGAAAGTTTGGATTTAAAACCAACTGACTTAGAACGCATTGTGGTTGCAGAAGGTCCGGGTAGTTATACAGGTTTGCGAATTGCTGTTGCCACAGCCAAAACGTTAGCACATACGCTTAAAATAGATTTGGTGGGAGTTTCTAGCTTGCGGATTCTGGTGTCAGAGGACATTGACGGCTTGGTCATTCCTCTCATGGATGCTAGACGCAATCATGTCTATGCTGGTTTTTATGAAAATGGCAGAGCAGTTCAGCCAGAAGCTCATTTATCTTTTGAAGAAGTCTTGGAAAAAGCCAAACCTGCTTCTCAAGTAACCTTTGTAGGAGAAGTTGAAAAATTTGCGGAGCAGATTCAATCTGCTTTGCCAGCAGCCCTTATCAAAGCAACCTTACCAAGCGCTGTGCTCCTTGCTAAAATCGGTCTGCAACTACCAGCTCGCTCTGTTCATGATTTCGTGCCGAATTACCTCAAGCGAGTGGAAGCAGAAGAGAATTGGCTCAAAAACCATCAAGAAACGAACGATTCTTACATCAAGCGCTTATGA